A genomic region of Desulforamulus hydrothermalis Lam5 = DSM 18033 contains the following coding sequences:
- a CDS encoding transposase — protein sequence MPRGLAFRKIAKTVGVSRNTVRKYLRDVNPPEFKARKHEKQLDQYREEIQTMLHKGYIGTRIHKELVQKGYKGSLSSVHRFLRAFKEDDKADKLATTRVETDPGRQMQYDWKEWMLPVAGKPVKIYIHEVVLSCSRMKHYAFSLSITTADVIRALAESFDFFGGYALELVMDNAKQMVITHRGTVSFVTMMIF from the coding sequence ATGCCCAGGGGGTTAGCATTCAGAAAAATAGCCAAAACAGTGGGCGTATCAAGAAACACCGTTAGAAAATACCTAAGAGATGTTAATCCGCCGGAGTTTAAGGCCAGAAAGCATGAAAAACAACTTGATCAGTACCGTGAAGAAATCCAAACTATGCTCCATAAAGGCTATATTGGTACAAGAATCCACAAAGAATTGGTTCAAAAAGGCTACAAAGGCTCTTTATCCAGTGTACACCGTTTCCTGCGAGCCTTTAAAGAAGATGATAAGGCCGATAAATTAGCTACTACCCGTGTTGAAACTGATCCTGGCAGGCAGATGCAGTATGATTGGAAGGAGTGGATGCTGCCGGTTGCCGGAAAGCCAGTAAAAATATATATCCATGAAGTAGTCTTATCATGCAGTCGGATGAAACATTATGCCTTCTCTTTGAGTATAACCACGGCCGACGTAATCCGTGCCCTTGCTGAATCCTTTGATTTTTTTGGCGGGTATGCTCTGGAACTGGTAATGGACAATGCCAAGCAAATGGTTATTACCCACCGGGGGACGGTATCGTTCGTTACAATGATGATTTTCTAA
- a CDS encoding Mu transposase domain-containing protein, whose product MVRYNDDFLKFCGLYGIQPSACEKYRARTKGKVERPFYYVQEQLLRGLEVDSLSDFAVKLREFQDEYNKRPHSTLGRPPEQMFEEEEKAHLLKIPSIEPALLQFKEPRRVSNDGYISYEGNLYPVPMRYCTKRVWTEIIYGRRMKVYDEAGKLLSEFDLYLQKQASRPVHPEHEAMNRQFQEKKTRVRSALVEKFISTFGEAGQVYLEGLRNQAGANLYWHLAEIIRYQNIYTTEEIITAIKECLNIGSFHKNSIKRLLEKKEITPLSLAGYNKTNLNLPSMKIKRDLSYYDLNESEAAIS is encoded by the coding sequence ATCGTTCGTTACAATGATGATTTTCTAAAGTTCTGTGGTTTATATGGTATCCAGCCATCAGCCTGCGAAAAGTACCGTGCCAGAACAAAAGGAAAAGTTGAACGTCCGTTTTATTATGTTCAGGAACAACTGCTGCGTGGCCTGGAGGTGGACAGTTTAAGTGATTTTGCCGTTAAACTTAGAGAATTCCAGGATGAATACAATAAAAGACCCCACAGCACGTTGGGGCGGCCACCGGAGCAAATGTTTGAAGAAGAAGAAAAAGCACACCTGTTGAAAATACCTTCTATCGAACCGGCTTTATTACAATTCAAAGAACCCAGGAGGGTAAGTAATGATGGCTATATTTCCTATGAGGGTAATCTTTATCCCGTCCCCATGCGCTACTGCACAAAAAGGGTGTGGACAGAGATTATCTATGGACGGCGAATGAAAGTATATGACGAGGCTGGAAAACTGCTGAGTGAGTTTGATCTTTACCTGCAGAAACAAGCCAGCCGTCCGGTCCACCCGGAACATGAGGCTATGAATCGTCAATTTCAAGAAAAGAAAACCAGAGTTCGTTCCGCTCTGGTAGAGAAGTTTATCAGCACTTTTGGCGAAGCTGGCCAGGTTTATCTGGAGGGCCTGCGTAATCAGGCAGGTGCCAACCTCTACTGGCATTTAGCAGAAATTATACGCTACCAAAACATATATACCACTGAAGAAATTATTACAGCCATAAAAGAATGTCTGAATATCGGCTCTTTTCACAAAAATAGTATTAAAAGACTACTGGAGAAAAAAGAAATTACCCCGCTTTCTTTGGCTGGTTATAACAAGACAAATCTTAATCTGCCATCAATGAAAATTAAACGTGACCTTTCTTATTATGACCTGAATGAAAGCGAGGCGGCAATTTCATGA
- the istB gene encoding IS21-like element helper ATPase IstB: MSNKLTSYLESQMKALKLKGVLTHYQEITEKASQNNLSYKEYLSLLFEEELKRKNEGTVRTKINKARFPYIKTLEEFDFSFQPSLREKEIISLSSLDFIEKKENVIFLGPPGVGKTHLSVALGIKACMAKYRVVFITAQKLMEELMLSSRDGSLMDKLLGYSRLNLLIIDELGYMPVSKEQADLLFRLVSMRYEKGSIILTSNYNFNEWGGIFSDQVVAAAIIDRLVHHARIFYINGTSYRLKGKLKPENNPLK; encoded by the coding sequence ATGAGCAATAAGTTGACCAGTTATTTAGAAAGCCAGATGAAAGCATTAAAACTGAAAGGTGTACTTACACATTATCAGGAAATCACGGAAAAGGCAAGTCAAAACAACTTGTCTTATAAAGAATACCTCTCTCTGTTATTCGAAGAGGAATTAAAAAGAAAAAACGAGGGAACAGTCAGGACTAAAATTAACAAAGCCCGCTTTCCATATATTAAAACATTGGAGGAATTTGACTTTAGCTTTCAGCCTTCACTAAGAGAAAAAGAAATCATCAGCTTAAGTTCTTTGGACTTTATTGAGAAAAAGGAAAATGTAATTTTCTTAGGCCCGCCTGGGGTGGGCAAGACCCACCTGTCAGTAGCCCTTGGTATTAAGGCATGCATGGCCAAATACCGAGTGGTATTTATTACTGCCCAGAAGCTGATGGAAGAATTAATGCTAAGCTCACGGGATGGTAGTCTTATGGACAAGCTCCTGGGCTATTCCCGGCTTAATCTTTTGATAATAGATGAACTTGGTTATATGCCAGTAAGCAAAGAGCAGGCCGATCTTCTTTTCCGCTTGGTCTCCATGCGCTATGAGAAGGGAAGTATTATCTTAACCAGCAATTATAACTTTAATGAATGGGGGGGGATATTTTCTGACCAGGTGGTGGCGGCGGCCATAATTGACCGGCTTGTCCATCATGCCCGGATATTTTATATCAACGGGACAAGCTATAGGCTAAAGGGCAAGCTAAAACCAGAA